In the Nitrospirota bacterium genome, AAGGGAGTTCAAGGGAAAATATCGTCTGAATAGAATCTATCACTATAACCTGTGGGTCAATCTCTTCTGCAGTTGCGATTATTCCCTCAAGTGAAGTTTCAGGCAGGAGTATTATATTGCCTGAAGCAATCATCAATCTGTCGGCCCTCATCTTTATCTGCTCCGGGGATTCCTCCCCTGACACATAAAGCACTCTGCCAAGGCCTGTAAGCCCTCTCATTGCCTGAAGAAGGAGGGTGGACTTTCCAATACCAGGGTCTCCACCGATGAGGACAACAGAACCAGAGACAACACCACCGCCCAGAACCCTGTCAAGCTCTTTAATAGTTGTAGAAGACCTTATTCCAGATTCGTGTGATATCTCTGAGAGAACAAATGGCCTTGCCCTTTCCCTGCCTCTAAGCTTTATTGGCCGCTCCTCTGCAAAGCTGTTCCACTCGCCGCAGTCAGGGCACTTGCCCAGCCACTTCAGCGATTGATAGCCACAACTCTGACACTGATAAAGGATTTTCTGCTGGGGCATCAATCTTCCTTATGCTTGCCTTTGCCTTTTTTATGTTTTTCCTTCTCTTCCTTCTCTCCTGCCTTGCCTTTATCGTGCTTCTCTTTTGCCTTCAGTGCTATTTCTCTAAATCCTTCTCCTTTGCCACGCCATTTAATAACTTCTTCAGGGCTATAGCCGTAATGCTGGGTTATAAACCTTAAGTTCACAAGATTTATGACATCCCTATCCTCGAGAGATATACGATGCCATTGCTTCTTTGGTTTATTTTTGTAATATCCATAAGCCTTTCCATAGGGCGGGCCTAAAACAACAGTCCTGGGAAGAGGGACATAGTATATCTCAGGGCTGAGCCCGAGCCTTATGGTGATATCCATCCAGGACTTATTCTCGAGACGCCAGGCTACTATTATACCCGGATCCACCTTTGCCCTTTGCGCCAGAAAAAAGACAACAGGAATCTCATCATCCGGTACCCTCCTTTCACGAACAACAACAACTGTCGCTGGTTCAACTTTATAGTAGCTACCTATTGCTAAGTAAAAACTGCTTCCTGCATCGTCTACCGAAATCCCAACGCTCACCTGGCCGTGGGACGGGGCGGCAAAAGAAAAAAGCAAAAACAATGCTAAAAAGTAAACCATTTCACACCTCCCTGTTTTTTACACCTCTTGTATCAGAAAAAGACAATATGTGTCAAGGCTCAGCAGGCTGTTGAAAAACTCTAAAATAACCATAAGTGTCATTCCCGCATGTTTTTAGCGGGAATCCAGAGTCTTGTAAATTCAAGAGATTCTGGATTCCTGCTGGAGTTTACCCCGTACTCTGATACGGGGCAGGAATGACAAACTAAGCATGAATAAATACTTTTTCAACAGCCTGTCACTGACTGCTCAGCTCAGAGAGCCTGACCATCTTCACGCGCTCTTTTGATACAATGGTCTTTTTAAGAAAGTTTATAGTATCCTCCCTGGGGTGTGCTAATACAATGGCATATCCCCTTTTTCTGGCAATCTCCAGGGCTTCCTGCCAGCGTTCCTCCATGTAAGCAGAGCCGTCTTTTTCATCGAGGAATACATCCCTTTTCAGAACCTTTATCCCTTCGGCCTTTGCCGCCTTAGCAGCAATGGATTTCGGGGTGGTCAGGCTATCAAGGAAAAAAAGCCTCCTGTGCTTCATCTCTGACATAACAAGGCTCATAGCCCTCTCGTCCTCAGTGAGTAAAGAGCCCATATGGTTGCTGGCACCCTTTATGTCGGGCAGCCCTTCAAGGTCTTCCCTCAGAGTATTGAGTATTTCTCTGTCTGTCATCCAGCTATAAAGACCTCCGCTCCCAAGTTTCTGTGACGGGTCCCTGGCTTCCATCGGTATATGGGCGATTATATCGTGGCCCAGTTTATGACCTTCCTCTGCAATCCATTTGGAGTAAGTCTGCTGGGGAATTATTGAAAGGGTCAGGGGCATCTTTATCTCGAAAAGCTCTCCGGCTATCTTTTTATTATGTCCAAGGTCATCTATTACAATAGCTATCTCAGGCAATTTTTCAGGCTTTATTTCCTCCTTTATTCCAAAGATATCCCGGATGCTCTGTCGAAAGCTCTCTTTTCCTATCTCTTTATACAGGAACAAAACTGCCAGCACAATCAGGATGATGATTAGCAGGATATGGCGCTTTTTCTTTCTACTTCTTGAGGGCATTCAGCCGCTCCTGGACTTTTTTCTTAATATCTTCTCTATCTCGGTACGAGTCGATCCCGACTGTCATTGCGAGAAAGGCGTGGTAGTGGTTCTCTGCTTCTTTTGTCTTTCCCATTGAGTCGAGGAGGATTGCTAAATTCAAATGTGCCTCAGGATATGACGGCCTTAACTTGAGGGCGCCTCTGAAAGCCTTTAATGCCTTTTCATTTTCTCCCTTTAGATTGTAAATAACGCCGAGGTTGTTAAGGGCCTCTGGGAACTCAGGATTTATGGCGAGTGCTTCTTTATAATGTTTCATCGCACCTTCAAGATTTCCCTGACTTTTAAGGACGATACCCAGGTCGTTATGGAATACAGCCTCTCCTGGATTAAGCCTTAAAGCCTCTTTAAATGCATCTTCCGCACTTTTTATTTCACCTGCCTTGAACAATTCAAGACCTTTCTTGTGATATTCAAGGCTCTGGGCCTTTGGGTCTTTTGTCCCGACAAAATCGGGATCTGTTTCAATCTCGGTACGAGTCGATTCCGACTTAACAGTCGTGGGTGCTACAGCCTTCTCGGTACGAGTCGATTCCGACTTGTATTTTCCTTTTGGATAAATGAGAACAATTAGCAGAAGTCCTGCCAGTACGCAAACTGTCAGGACGAGGAGGATTTTTCTTGAGCCGCCCTTTATTGAATAAAAACCTTCCCGCTCCTCTGCTGACTTTTTTGCTGCCCTTTTTTCAGCCTCAAGCTTTTTAAGTGCCTTATGGATTAAGCTCATAAACCTCTACTCCTGGCGGAGCCTTGAAAATAAAATATGAATCTTTAAACCCCTGGTTTATTCTAACATCTTTCACAGTAACATCGACCGTATTGCCGTAAACATCTATCAACTTGAAAGACTTTATAGGAAAGCCTTCATTGTTTACTTCAAGGATAATCTTTTTTATAAGGCCCATCTTTCCCTTTGGATTTAGCTCAAAGACGCCTTCTTTTATTCGTGTCGTATCAAAATCTTTTTTTAAATCACCAAAACCACTGAGCAGGGCAATCGGGGCCTGGCCATAGGTATCACTGCTGAATTTCCCTTTAATCGCCTGCTTCTGCATTTTTTTATAAATCCATATATCTGTGTCGCTAATGACGACCTCCTCATCCCTGGGTCTGGAATACTCCCATCTCATCTTTAACGGCCTTTTTATAAAAAACCTGCCCTCGTATTTCTCTGTCCTTTCGAGGTCTTTTATATAGCTCCTCTGTATAAATCTGCCCTGCAAATCTTGAATTCCCTCGTATTCTTTCTGTATCCGCTCAACATTATCGCCAAATGCAAACGAAGAAGTAAAAAACAATAAATGAGAAATGAAAAATAAAGTAAATGATGTGGCTTTTGCAATTTGCAATTTGTAATTTGTAATTTTCTTCATCTCCTCCTGATAACCCTCCTTGCCTTTCCAGCCCCCATTGGCGGCCCTACAAGTCCGTCCTCTGCCATCATATCCATTATCCTCGCTGCCCTGTTATAACCTATCTTAAAGCGCCGCTGAATCGAGGAGATTGATACCTCGCCAACAGACTCGGCAAAGGCAATTGCCTTTTGATAAAGCTCATCCCTGTCATCATCAAAGC is a window encoding:
- a CDS encoding divergent polysaccharide deacetylase family protein, whose product is MPSRSRKKKRHILLIIILIVLAVLFLYKEIGKESFRQSIRDIFGIKEEIKPEKLPEIAIVIDDLGHNKKIAGELFEIKMPLTLSIIPQQTYSKWIAEEGHKLGHDIIAHIPMEARDPSQKLGSGGLYSWMTDREILNTLREDLEGLPDIKGASNHMGSLLTEDERAMSLVMSEMKHRRLFFLDSLTTPKSIAAKAAKAEGIKVLKRDVFLDEKDGSAYMEERWQEALEIARKRGYAIVLAHPREDTINFLKKTIVSKERVKMVRLSELSSQ
- a CDS encoding tetratricopeptide repeat protein, which gives rise to MSLIHKALKKLEAEKRAAKKSAEEREGFYSIKGGSRKILLVLTVCVLAGLLLIVLIYPKGKYKSESTRTEKAVAPTTVKSESTRTEIETDPDFVGTKDPKAQSLEYHKKGLELFKAGEIKSAEDAFKEALRLNPGEAVFHNDLGIVLKSQGNLEGAMKHYKEALAINPEFPEALNNLGVIYNLKGENEKALKAFRGALKLRPSYPEAHLNLAILLDSMGKTKEAENHYHAFLAMTVGIDSYRDREDIKKKVQERLNALKK
- the lolA gene encoding outer membrane lipoprotein chaperone LolA — translated: MKKITNYKLQIAKATSFTLFFISHLLFFTSSFAFGDNVERIQKEYEGIQDLQGRFIQRSYIKDLERTEKYEGRFFIKRPLKMRWEYSRPRDEEVVISDTDIWIYKKMQKQAIKGKFSSDTYGQAPIALLSGFGDLKKDFDTTRIKEGVFELNPKGKMGLIKKIILEVNNEGFPIKSFKLIDVYGNTVDVTVKDVRINQGFKDSYFIFKAPPGVEVYELNP